The Globicephala melas chromosome 20, mGloMel1.2, whole genome shotgun sequence genome contains a region encoding:
- the AMZ2 gene encoding archaemetzincin-2 isoform X1: MQTVRHSERTLKTALISKNPALVSQYEKLDAGEKRLMDEAFRPDSDLFGPITLHSQSDWMTSHPEAPQGFEEFFSDPYRKTPSPQKHSVYIQCIGLLGNTRSISEEYVKWLKGYCEAFFYGLTVKLLEPVPVSATRCSFRINDNTQNLQIHAGQILKFLKKKKPEDAFCVVGITMIDLYPRDSWNFVFGQASLTDGVGIFSFARYGNDFYSSHYEGKLKKLQKKSSSDYSVFDNYYVPEVTSVLLLRSCKTLTHEIGHIFGLRHCQWLACLMQGSNHLEEADQRPLDLCPICLRKLQSAVGFHLKDRYKALVRWVDAESTDTPTVTPKHSREDPLSLPKPVEAFKEWKEWITKCLAVLQK; encoded by the exons ATGCAAACAGTACGGCACTCTGAGCGCACACTAAAGACAGCTCTCATCTCAAAGAACCCAGCGCTTGTGTCACAGTATGAGAAGTTAGATGCTGGGGAAAAGCGTCTGATGGACGAAGCCTTCCGGCCAGACAGTGATCTCTTTGGACCCATTACTTTGCATTCGCAGTCAGACTGGATGACCTCCCATCCTGAGGCTCCCCAAGGCTTTGAAGAGTTTTTCAGTGATCCTTACAGAAAGACACCTTCTCCACAGAAGCACAGTGTTTATATACAGTGCATTG GATTGCTAGGAAACACCAGAAGTATCAGTGAAGAATATGTGAAATGGCTCAAGGGCTACTGTGAAGCATTTTTCTATGGCTTGACAGTAAAACTCCTAGAACCAGTTCCTGTCTCTGCAACGAGGTGCTCCTTTAGAATCAATGATAACACGCAGAACCTACAGATTCATGCAG ggCAGATCCTGAagttcttaaaaaagaagaaacctgAAGATGCTTTTTGTGTTGTGGGAATAACGATGATCGATCTTTACCCAAGAGACTCCTGGAATTTTGTCTTTGGACAGGCCTCTTTGACAGATG GTGTGGGGATATTCAGCTTTGCCAGGTACGGCAATGATTTTTATAGCTCCCACTACGAAGGCAAACtgaagaagctgcagaagaagTCTTCAAGTGACTACTCGGTTTTTGATAATTATTACGTTCCTGAAGTGACTAGTGTTTTGCTGCTTCGGTCCTGTAAG ACTTTAACCCATGAGATTGGACATATCTTTGGACTTCGGCACTGCCAGTGGCTCGCATGCCTGATGCAAGGCTCCAACCACTTGGAAGAAGCTGACCAGCGTCCCCTCGACCTTTGCCCCATCTGTTTACGCAAGTTGCAGAGTGCTGTCGGCTTCCACCTTAAAGACAGATACAAA GCGCTGGTGAGGTGGGTTGATGCTGAGTCCACTGACACACCTACAGTTACTCCAAAACATAGTCGTGAGGATCCTCTGAGTTTGCCAAAACCTGTGGAAGCCTTTAAAGAATGGAAAGAGTGGATAACAAAATGCCTTGCTGTTCTCCAGAAATAA
- the AMZ2 gene encoding archaemetzincin-2 isoform X3 produces MQTVRHSERTLKTALISKNPALVSQYEKLDAGEKRLMDEAFRPDSDLFGPITLHSQSDWMTSHPEAPQGFEEFFSDPYRKTPSPQKHSVYIQCIGLLGNTRSISEEYVKWLKGYCEAFFYGLTVKLLEPVPVSATRCSFRINDNTQNLQIHAGQILKFLKKKKPEDAFCVVGITMIDLYPRDSWNFVFGQASLTDGVGIFSFARYGNDFYSSHYEGKLKKLQKKSSSDYSVFDNYYVPEVTSVLLLRSCKTLTHEIGHIFGLRHCQWLACLMQGSNHLEEADQRPLDLCPICLRKLQSAVGFHLKDRYKVATNIRTSDPCAVSPLRGNYI; encoded by the exons ATGCAAACAGTACGGCACTCTGAGCGCACACTAAAGACAGCTCTCATCTCAAAGAACCCAGCGCTTGTGTCACAGTATGAGAAGTTAGATGCTGGGGAAAAGCGTCTGATGGACGAAGCCTTCCGGCCAGACAGTGATCTCTTTGGACCCATTACTTTGCATTCGCAGTCAGACTGGATGACCTCCCATCCTGAGGCTCCCCAAGGCTTTGAAGAGTTTTTCAGTGATCCTTACAGAAAGACACCTTCTCCACAGAAGCACAGTGTTTATATACAGTGCATTG GATTGCTAGGAAACACCAGAAGTATCAGTGAAGAATATGTGAAATGGCTCAAGGGCTACTGTGAAGCATTTTTCTATGGCTTGACAGTAAAACTCCTAGAACCAGTTCCTGTCTCTGCAACGAGGTGCTCCTTTAGAATCAATGATAACACGCAGAACCTACAGATTCATGCAG ggCAGATCCTGAagttcttaaaaaagaagaaacctgAAGATGCTTTTTGTGTTGTGGGAATAACGATGATCGATCTTTACCCAAGAGACTCCTGGAATTTTGTCTTTGGACAGGCCTCTTTGACAGATG GTGTGGGGATATTCAGCTTTGCCAGGTACGGCAATGATTTTTATAGCTCCCACTACGAAGGCAAACtgaagaagctgcagaagaagTCTTCAAGTGACTACTCGGTTTTTGATAATTATTACGTTCCTGAAGTGACTAGTGTTTTGCTGCTTCGGTCCTGTAAG ACTTTAACCCATGAGATTGGACATATCTTTGGACTTCGGCACTGCCAGTGGCTCGCATGCCTGATGCAAGGCTCCAACCACTTGGAAGAAGCTGACCAGCGTCCCCTCGACCTTTGCCCCATCTGTTTACGCAAGTTGCAGAGTGCTGTCGGCTTCCACCTTAAAGACAGATACAAA
- the AMZ2 gene encoding archaemetzincin-2 isoform X4 yields MQTVRHSERTLKTALISKNPALVSQYEKLDAGEKRLMDEAFRPDSDLFGPITLHSQSDWMTSHPEAPQGFEEFFSDPYRKTPSPQKHSVYIQCIGLLGNTRSISEEYVKWLKGYCEAFFYGLTVKLLEPVPVSATRCSFRINDNTQNLQIHAGQILKFLKKKKPEDAFCVVGITMIDLYPRDSWNFVFGQASLTDGVGIFSFARYGNDFYSSHYEGKLKKLQKKSSSDYSVFDNYYVPEVTSVLLLRSCKTLTHEIGHIFGLRHCQWLACLMQGSNHLEEADQRPLDLCPICLRKLQSAVGFHLKDRYKVYTYPREIATTI; encoded by the exons ATGCAAACAGTACGGCACTCTGAGCGCACACTAAAGACAGCTCTCATCTCAAAGAACCCAGCGCTTGTGTCACAGTATGAGAAGTTAGATGCTGGGGAAAAGCGTCTGATGGACGAAGCCTTCCGGCCAGACAGTGATCTCTTTGGACCCATTACTTTGCATTCGCAGTCAGACTGGATGACCTCCCATCCTGAGGCTCCCCAAGGCTTTGAAGAGTTTTTCAGTGATCCTTACAGAAAGACACCTTCTCCACAGAAGCACAGTGTTTATATACAGTGCATTG GATTGCTAGGAAACACCAGAAGTATCAGTGAAGAATATGTGAAATGGCTCAAGGGCTACTGTGAAGCATTTTTCTATGGCTTGACAGTAAAACTCCTAGAACCAGTTCCTGTCTCTGCAACGAGGTGCTCCTTTAGAATCAATGATAACACGCAGAACCTACAGATTCATGCAG ggCAGATCCTGAagttcttaaaaaagaagaaacctgAAGATGCTTTTTGTGTTGTGGGAATAACGATGATCGATCTTTACCCAAGAGACTCCTGGAATTTTGTCTTTGGACAGGCCTCTTTGACAGATG GTGTGGGGATATTCAGCTTTGCCAGGTACGGCAATGATTTTTATAGCTCCCACTACGAAGGCAAACtgaagaagctgcagaagaagTCTTCAAGTGACTACTCGGTTTTTGATAATTATTACGTTCCTGAAGTGACTAGTGTTTTGCTGCTTCGGTCCTGTAAG ACTTTAACCCATGAGATTGGACATATCTTTGGACTTCGGCACTGCCAGTGGCTCGCATGCCTGATGCAAGGCTCCAACCACTTGGAAGAAGCTGACCAGCGTCCCCTCGACCTTTGCCCCATCTGTTTACGCAAGTTGCAGAGTGCTGTCGGCTTCCACCTTAAAGACAGATACAAA GTGTATACGTATCCCCGTGAAATTGCAACCACGATATAA
- the AMZ2 gene encoding archaemetzincin-2 isoform X2, with product MQTVRHSERTLKTALISKNPALVSQYEKLDAGEKRLMDEAFRPDSDLFGPITLHSQSDWMTSHPEAPQGFEEFFSDPYRKTPSPQKHSVYIQCIGLLGNTRSISEEYVKWLKGYCEAFFYGLTVKLLEPVPVSATRCSFRINDNTQNLQIHAGQILKFLKKKKPEDAFCVVGITMIDLYPRDSWNFVFGQASLTDGVGIFSFARYGNDFYSSHYEGKLKKLQKKSSSDYSVFDNYYVPEVTSVLLLRSCKTLTHEIGHIFGLRHCQWLACLMQGSNHLEEADQRPLDLCPICLRKLQSAVGFHLKDRYKGTRVPAPAREDPTCHGATKPVRHNY from the exons ATGCAAACAGTACGGCACTCTGAGCGCACACTAAAGACAGCTCTCATCTCAAAGAACCCAGCGCTTGTGTCACAGTATGAGAAGTTAGATGCTGGGGAAAAGCGTCTGATGGACGAAGCCTTCCGGCCAGACAGTGATCTCTTTGGACCCATTACTTTGCATTCGCAGTCAGACTGGATGACCTCCCATCCTGAGGCTCCCCAAGGCTTTGAAGAGTTTTTCAGTGATCCTTACAGAAAGACACCTTCTCCACAGAAGCACAGTGTTTATATACAGTGCATTG GATTGCTAGGAAACACCAGAAGTATCAGTGAAGAATATGTGAAATGGCTCAAGGGCTACTGTGAAGCATTTTTCTATGGCTTGACAGTAAAACTCCTAGAACCAGTTCCTGTCTCTGCAACGAGGTGCTCCTTTAGAATCAATGATAACACGCAGAACCTACAGATTCATGCAG ggCAGATCCTGAagttcttaaaaaagaagaaacctgAAGATGCTTTTTGTGTTGTGGGAATAACGATGATCGATCTTTACCCAAGAGACTCCTGGAATTTTGTCTTTGGACAGGCCTCTTTGACAGATG GTGTGGGGATATTCAGCTTTGCCAGGTACGGCAATGATTTTTATAGCTCCCACTACGAAGGCAAACtgaagaagctgcagaagaagTCTTCAAGTGACTACTCGGTTTTTGATAATTATTACGTTCCTGAAGTGACTAGTGTTTTGCTGCTTCGGTCCTGTAAG ACTTTAACCCATGAGATTGGACATATCTTTGGACTTCGGCACTGCCAGTGGCTCGCATGCCTGATGCAAGGCTCCAACCACTTGGAAGAAGCTGACCAGCGTCCCCTCGACCTTTGCCCCATCTGTTTACGCAAGTTGCAGAGTGCTGTCGGCTTCCACCTTAAAGACAGATACAAA gggacacgggttccagccccggcccgggaagatcccacatgccacggagcaactaagcctgtgcgccacaactactga